The following coding sequences are from one Capsicum annuum cultivar UCD-10X-F1 chromosome 3, UCD10Xv1.1, whole genome shotgun sequence window:
- the LOC124896641 gene encoding uncharacterized protein LOC124896641, with the protein MTTNIIELLNAILLNEKEYLVAAIFNSIAYRFDKICRKRYAEMNSSRTIFVLEAKKILRENITKGDKLYVNNINESTDKFTVLGCGPSAKVNLSKRSCSYRKFNLVKLSYAHAMAALRLKHEDNYGSSTYNYSSPIYSKELYLFAYLEPICVVPLESEWSVAREYLEMQFLSSDFDFKVERRMAKYVKGVLESSRPKKRNKCSKCKRPGHKRTTCSLNIGK; encoded by the coding sequence ATGACCACAAACATCATCGAGTTGCTAAACGCAATATTACTCAACGAAAAAGAGTATCTAGTGGCTGCCATCTTCAATTCAATTGCATATAGGTTTGACAAAATATGCAGGAAGAGGTATGCAGAGATGAACAGTTCAAGGACTATATTTGTTCTCGAAGCAAAGAAGATCTTGAGGGAAAACATAACCAAGGGCGACAAATTGTATGTGAACAACATAAATGAAAGCACCGACAAATTCACCGTGCTTGGTTGTGGTCCTTCTGCCAAAGTTAATCTATCGAAAAGGTCATGTTCTTACAGGAAGTTCAACTTGGTGAAATTGTCATACGCTCATGCAATGGCAGCGTTGCGTTTGAAGCATGAGGATAATTATGGTAGTAGCACTTACAACTACTCTTCACCCATTTATTCGAAAGAATTATACCTCTTTGCATACTTGGAACCTATTTGTGTAGTACCTCTAGAGTCGGAATGGAGCGTGGCACGAGAGTATCTAGAAATGCAATTTCTTTCATCCGATTTTGATTTCAAAGTAGAGAGAAGGATGGCGAAATATGTTAAGGGTGTGTTGGAGTCTTCAAGGCCCAAGAAAAGGAACAAGTGCTCCAAGTGCAAAAGGCCGGGACATAAGAGAACAACATGTAGCCTTAACATAGGAAAATAG